From the Nitrobacter hamburgensis X14 genome, one window contains:
- a CDS encoding cell envelope integrity/translocation protein TolA: MKVKVDKTLAASIALHVLVIGWGLVSFSSKAFESVPEESLPVDVISADQLAHVTAGMKTGKKESPKPLVEKVAEATPPPEDTVGKIDDKKPPVVTDTAPPPVPKPVERPVEKKPDPPKPVVENKPKEEPKPIEKKPDPPKVDPIAEALKKEEAKKPKPKQQAKAAPPKPERPKAERVFDQSKIAALLDKRDPTRRSAAGDTLNSNAALGLAHGKAADNSATWGAMFKTQVERCWKKPYGGLEAQMTEAIFSIKLKRDGTLETTPTAISNPSTPYFRVYQESALRAIIECQPYNLPAQFFDEWKFFEPVFTERKS, translated from the coding sequence TTGAAGGTCAAGGTCGACAAGACACTGGCGGCGTCGATTGCCCTGCACGTGCTCGTGATCGGGTGGGGACTGGTGTCGTTTTCGTCGAAGGCCTTCGAGTCGGTGCCGGAGGAATCCCTGCCGGTCGACGTCATTTCCGCCGATCAACTCGCCCATGTGACGGCCGGCATGAAGACCGGCAAGAAGGAAAGCCCGAAGCCGCTGGTCGAGAAGGTCGCCGAGGCCACGCCGCCACCGGAGGACACCGTCGGCAAGATCGACGACAAGAAGCCTCCGGTCGTGACCGACACTGCGCCGCCGCCGGTGCCGAAGCCCGTGGAGAGGCCGGTCGAGAAGAAGCCGGATCCGCCCAAGCCCGTCGTCGAGAACAAGCCGAAGGAAGAACCGAAGCCGATCGAAAAGAAGCCCGATCCGCCGAAGGTCGATCCGATCGCGGAGGCGCTGAAGAAGGAAGAAGCCAAGAAACCCAAGCCGAAGCAGCAGGCCAAGGCCGCGCCGCCGAAGCCGGAACGGCCGAAAGCCGAGCGCGTGTTCGACCAATCGAAGATCGCGGCGTTGCTCGACAAGCGCGATCCCACCCGTCGCTCGGCCGCCGGCGACACGCTGAATTCGAACGCCGCGCTCGGTCTCGCACATGGCAAGGCCGCCGACAATTCCGCGACCTGGGGCGCGATGTTCAAGACTCAGGTCGAGCGTTGCTGGAAGAAGCCCTATGGCGGGCTCGAAGCGCAGATGACCGAGGCGATCTTCAGCATCAAGCTGAAACGCGACGGCACGCTGGAGACCACGCCGACCGCGATCAGCAACCCGTCGACGCCGTACTTCCGCGTCTATCAGGAGAGCGCGCTGCGCGCGATCATCGAATGCCAGCCTTATAATCTGCCGGCGCAATTTTTCGACGAGTGGAAGTTCTTTGAGCCCGTATTCACCGAGCGAAAGTCGTAA
- a CDS encoding ExbD/TolR family protein gives MAMNPAAPSSGGAGRRGRRRSQPMAEINVTPMVDVMLVLLIIFMVSAPLLTVGVPLDLPQTQAKSLEQDKTPLQLSVDVQGRVFINDTEVTMADLVPKLKAITDARGGLDERIFMRADKKADYGTVARVMGQLSGAGFKRLALVTEVDQGT, from the coding sequence ATGGCGATGAATCCGGCAGCGCCCTCCTCGGGCGGCGCAGGGCGGCGCGGGCGGCGGCGGTCACAGCCGATGGCCGAGATCAACGTCACGCCGATGGTCGACGTCATGCTGGTGCTTCTGATCATCTTCATGGTGTCGGCGCCGCTTTTGACCGTCGGCGTGCCGCTCGATCTGCCGCAGACCCAGGCCAAGAGCCTTGAGCAGGACAAGACGCCGCTGCAGTTGTCGGTCGACGTCCAGGGACGGGTTTTCATCAACGACACTGAAGTCACGATGGCCGATCTGGTGCCGAAGCTGAAGGCGATTACCGATGCCCGCGGCGGCCTCGACGAGCGCATCTTCATGCGCGCCGACAAGAAGGCCGATTACGGCACGGTGGCGCGGGTGATGGGTCAGCTCTCTGGCGCGGGATTCAAGCGCCTCGCCTTGGTGACGGAAGTGGATCAGGGAACGTAG
- the tolQ gene encoding protein TolQ, which yields MNPADVAQSALPLASADVSLITLFFHAHWIVKAVMLGLLGCSVWVWAIAIDKMFLYARTKRAMDRFEQAFWSGESIEDLYRALSAKPTQSMAACFVAAMREWKRSFESQTRSFAGLQMRIEKVMNVSIAREIERLERRLLVLATVGSAGPFVGLFGTVWGIMSSFQSIAASKNTSLAVVAPGIAEALFATAVGLIAAIPATIFYNKFTSEVNRQAQRLEGFADEFSAILSRQIDERA from the coding sequence ATGAATCCGGCCGACGTGGCACAGTCAGCCTTACCCCTGGCCTCAGCCGACGTGTCGCTGATTACGCTTTTTTTCCACGCTCACTGGATCGTGAAGGCGGTCATGCTGGGTCTGTTGGGCTGTTCGGTGTGGGTCTGGGCGATCGCGATCGACAAGATGTTTCTCTACGCCCGCACCAAGCGCGCGATGGACCGTTTCGAGCAGGCCTTCTGGTCGGGAGAGTCGATCGAGGACCTGTACCGGGCGTTGTCGGCCAAGCCGACGCAGTCGATGGCCGCTTGCTTCGTCGCGGCGATGCGCGAGTGGAAACGCTCGTTCGAAAGTCAGACGCGCTCGTTCGCCGGCCTTCAGATGCGGATCGAGAAGGTGATGAACGTCTCGATCGCGCGCGAGATCGAACGGCTGGAGCGGCGGCTGCTGGTGCTGGCGACGGTCGGCTCGGCCGGGCCCTTCGTCGGCCTGTTCGGCACCGTGTGGGGCATCATGTCGAGCTTCCAGTCGATCGCCGCGTCGAAGAATACCTCGCTGGCGGTGGTGGCGCCGGGCATTGCCGAAGCGCTGTTCGCAACGGCGGTCGGCCTTATCGCCGCCATTCCGGCGACTATTTTCTACAATAAGTTCACCTCGGAAGTGAATCGCCAGGCCCAGCGGCTTGAGGGTTTCGCCGACGAATTTTCCGCGATCCTGTCACGCCAGATCGACGAGCGGGCTTGA
- a CDS encoding DUF2852 domain-containing protein, which translates to MANTADYDRWNGPNNVPGQGCDRYPRFMGAPWHPLRIVLIVLGFMLWWPIGLALLFFTLGSRKMGCWSNDRFENKMQRMQYKMERMRDHMERRGFGFRGFGTPSSGNRAFDEYRMETLRRLEEEQTEFKDFLDRLRHAKDKEEFDAFMAQHRPRPTPPNDQPQGQ; encoded by the coding sequence ATGGCCAACACCGCTGACTACGATCGCTGGAACGGCCCCAACAACGTGCCGGGGCAGGGCTGCGACCGGTATCCCCGCTTCATGGGTGCGCCCTGGCATCCGCTCCGGATCGTCCTGATCGTACTGGGTTTCATGTTGTGGTGGCCGATCGGCCTCGCACTTCTCTTCTTCACACTCGGGAGCAGAAAAATGGGTTGCTGGAGCAACGATCGTTTCGAAAACAAGATGCAGCGGATGCAGTATAAGATGGAGCGGATGCGCGATCACATGGAGCGCCGGGGCTTTGGCTTCCGCGGCTTTGGCACGCCCTCCAGCGGCAACCGCGCTTTTGATGAGTATCGCATGGAGACGCTGCGGCGGCTTGAGGAAGAGCAGACCGAGTTCAAGGACTTCCTGGATCGCCTGCGTCACGCCAAGGACAAGGAAGAGTTCGACGCGTTCATGGCGCAGCACCGCCCACGCCCGACGCCGCCGAACGATCAGCCGCAAGGTCAGTAA
- a CDS encoding TetR/AcrR family transcriptional regulator translates to MSWRKDHGRPERGYHHGNLKEALLQAALGLIAEKGAAGFTFADAARSAGVSPAAPYRHFRDRDELLSSIAQRGFEQFEAVLTKAWDDGRPDTVSAFERVGRAYLAFARNQPAYYSAMFESGVPIGVNPMLSAASERAFGIIRAAAERLAALTPPGVARPPALMMALHIWSMSHGIASLFGRGDAARRKLPMSAEDLLEAGVLIYLRGLGFPTERRPPETGAPAQPPPGPWGHKSAT, encoded by the coding sequence ATGAGCTGGCGCAAGGATCATGGCCGCCCCGAGCGCGGCTACCATCACGGCAATCTGAAGGAGGCGTTGCTGCAGGCGGCGCTCGGCCTGATCGCCGAGAAAGGCGCTGCGGGTTTCACCTTCGCCGATGCCGCGCGGTCGGCCGGCGTCAGCCCGGCGGCGCCGTACCGGCATTTCCGCGACCGCGATGAATTGTTATCCAGCATCGCGCAGCGCGGCTTCGAGCAGTTCGAGGCGGTGCTGACAAAAGCCTGGGATGACGGTCGCCCCGATACCGTCAGCGCGTTCGAGCGCGTCGGCCGGGCCTATCTCGCCTTCGCCCGCAATCAGCCCGCATATTACTCGGCGATGTTCGAATCCGGGGTGCCGATCGGCGTCAATCCGATGCTGTCGGCCGCGAGCGAGCGCGCCTTCGGCATCATTCGCGCTGCGGCGGAACGGCTTGCCGCGCTAACGCCTCCCGGCGTCGCGCGACCGCCGGCGCTGATGATGGCGCTGCATATCTGGTCGATGTCGCACGGCATCGCCTCCCTGTTCGGCCGCGGCGATGCGGCGCGTCGCAAGCTGCCGATGTCCGCGGAAGATCTGCTCGAAGCCGGCGTGCTGATTTATCTGCGCGGGCTCGGCTTTCCAACCGAGCGCAGGCCGCCGGAGACTGGCGCCCCGGCCCAGCCGCCGCCGGGTCCGTGGGGTCACAAATCCGCGACCTGA
- a CDS encoding YciI family protein, with protein MRFMMLMIPKGYETAAPGTMPDAKAVAAMMRYNQDLKDAGVLITLDGLHPPSMGARVSFAEGKPLVTDGPFTEAKDVLGGYWMIDVASRDEAIAWATRCPASSNEIIEIRQVQEMADFPADVQEAAAGFEAMQGKSAKG; from the coding sequence ATGCGATTCATGATGCTGATGATCCCGAAGGGCTACGAGACCGCGGCGCCCGGCACCATGCCGGATGCCAAGGCGGTCGCGGCGATGATGAGATACAATCAGGACCTCAAGGACGCCGGCGTGCTGATCACGCTCGACGGCCTGCACCCGCCGTCGATGGGTGCGCGTGTTTCATTCGCCGAGGGCAAGCCGCTCGTGACCGACGGTCCGTTCACCGAGGCCAAGGACGTGCTCGGCGGCTACTGGATGATCGACGTCGCTTCGCGCGACGAGGCGATCGCCTGGGCGACGCGCTGCCCGGCCTCAAGCAACGAGATCATCGAGATACGGCAGGTGCAGGAAATGGCGGACTTCCCTGCCGACGTGCAGGAAGCCGCCGCCGGATTCGAGGCGATGCAGGGCAAATCCGCCAAGGGTTAA
- a CDS encoding VOC family protein, giving the protein MPKITPFLWFDTQAEEAAKFYVSVFKNSKIVETTYYGEGGSQPAGTVLTVEFELDGNRFLALNGGPHFQFSEAISFSVDCKSQDEVDNYWNKLTAGGGGPLKCGWLKDRFGVSWQVVPDMMPRLLQDPDRAKAGRAMKAMLKMKKIVIADLEAAVHG; this is encoded by the coding sequence ATGCCCAAAATCACTCCATTCCTTTGGTTCGACACGCAGGCCGAGGAAGCCGCGAAGTTCTACGTTTCGGTGTTCAAGAACTCGAAGATCGTCGAAACGACCTATTACGGCGAAGGCGGCTCGCAGCCGGCCGGAACGGTGCTGACCGTCGAGTTCGAACTCGACGGCAATCGCTTCCTGGCGTTGAACGGCGGCCCGCATTTTCAGTTCAGCGAAGCGATCTCGTTCAGCGTCGACTGCAAGTCGCAGGACGAGGTGGATAACTACTGGAACAAGCTCACCGCCGGTGGCGGCGGCCCGCTTAAGTGCGGCTGGCTCAAGGACAGGTTTGGCGTGTCATGGCAGGTGGTGCCCGATATGATGCCGCGTCTGTTGCAGGACCCGGATCGCGCCAAGGCGGGCCGCGCCATGAAGGCAATGTTGAAGATGAAAAAGATCGTCATCGCTGATCTCGAGGCGGCCGTGCATGGTTAG
- the ybgC gene encoding tol-pal system-associated acyl-CoA thioesterase, with translation MNSPAPATHLDGAIRDGRHHMQIRVYYEDTDFTGLVYHANYLRFMERGRSNYLRLLGADQRALFAEAESEAPGFAFVVRSMQLEFLKSARMDDVLDIVTRPLDVRGASITLHQEVRRGEVLLLDAKVKVAFVSEGRAKPIPKPLRMAMKADQI, from the coding sequence ATGAATTCGCCCGCGCCGGCAACCCATCTCGACGGCGCGATCCGCGACGGCAGGCATCACATGCAGATCCGCGTCTATTACGAAGACACGGATTTTACGGGCCTCGTCTATCACGCCAACTATCTGCGCTTCATGGAGCGCGGGCGCAGCAATTATCTGCGGCTGCTCGGCGCCGACCAGCGCGCGCTGTTCGCGGAGGCCGAAAGCGAGGCGCCGGGTTTTGCCTTCGTGGTGCGCTCGATGCAGCTTGAGTTTCTGAAATCCGCGCGGATGGACGACGTGCTCGACATCGTGACGCGGCCGCTGGATGTCCGCGGCGCCTCGATCACCTTGCATCAGGAGGTGCGGCGCGGCGAGGTGCTGCTGCTGGATGCCAAAGTGAAGGTGGCGTTTGTTTCGGAGGGGCGCGCGAAGCCGATTCCGAAGCCGTTGCGGATGGCAATGAAGGCGGATCAAATCTGA
- the ruvB gene encoding Holliday junction branch migration DNA helicase RuvB, whose amino-acid sequence MTDVPRMVTPERRSDDVGDTVLRPQRLAEFVGQAQARANLQIFIDAARKRKEALDHVLFVGPPGLGKTTLAQIVARELGVGFRATSGPVIAKAGDLAALLTNLEERDVLFIDEIHRLSPAVEEVLYPAMEDFQLDLIIGEGPAARSVKIELSKFTLVGATTRAGLLTNPLRDRFGIPVRLNFYTVDELEKIVSRGARVLDVGMTADGANEIARRARGTPRIAGRLLRRVRDFASAADAASINRKIADHALGALEVDAAGLDAMDRRYLTTIALNYGGGPVGVETMAAALSEPRDAIEDIIEPFLIQCGYLQRTPRGRLLTSHAFRHLGLTEPSRDPSQFGLFGGEDE is encoded by the coding sequence GTGACCGACGTCCCCCGCATGGTCACGCCAGAGCGCCGATCCGACGACGTCGGCGACACCGTGCTGCGGCCGCAAAGGCTGGCCGAGTTCGTCGGCCAGGCTCAGGCCCGCGCCAACCTGCAGATCTTCATCGATGCCGCGCGCAAGCGCAAAGAGGCGCTCGATCACGTGCTGTTCGTCGGTCCCCCCGGCCTCGGCAAGACCACGCTGGCGCAGATCGTGGCGCGTGAACTCGGCGTCGGCTTTCGCGCAACCTCCGGTCCCGTGATCGCCAAGGCCGGCGATCTCGCAGCACTTCTGACCAACTTAGAGGAACGCGATGTGTTGTTCATCGACGAGATTCACCGCCTCTCGCCGGCGGTGGAGGAGGTGCTCTATCCGGCGATGGAGGATTTCCAGCTCGATCTCATCATCGGCGAGGGACCGGCGGCGCGCTCGGTCAAGATCGAGCTTTCGAAGTTCACGCTGGTCGGCGCGACGACGCGCGCAGGCCTTCTCACCAATCCGCTGCGCGACCGCTTCGGCATTCCGGTGCGGCTGAATTTCTACACCGTCGATGAGTTGGAGAAGATCGTCAGCCGCGGCGCCCGTGTTCTCGATGTCGGCATGACGGCGGACGGCGCCAACGAGATCGCCCGCCGCGCCCGCGGCACGCCGCGGATCGCGGGGCGGCTGCTGCGGCGGGTGCGCGACTTCGCCTCCGCCGCCGATGCGGCGTCGATCAACCGTAAGATCGCCGATCATGCGCTGGGCGCACTGGAAGTCGACGCGGCCGGTCTCGATGCGATGGACCGCCGCTACCTCACCACCATCGCGCTGAACTACGGCGGCGGGCCGGTCGGCGTCGAGACCATGGCGGCGGCGCTGTCGGAGCCGCGCGATGCCATCGAGGACATCATCGAGCCGTTCCTGATCCAGTGCGGCTACCTGCAGCGCACCCCGCGCGGCCGGCTACTCACCTCGCACGCGTTTCGCCATCTCGGCCTGACTGAGCCCTCGCGCGATCCCTCGCAGTTCGGCCTGTTCGGCGGAGAGGACGAATGA
- the ruvA gene encoding Holliday junction branch migration protein RuvA — protein sequence MIGKLKGIIDSYGEDYVILDVGGVGYQVHCASRTLQALPSPGAAAVLSIETYVREDQIKLYGFRTDHEREWFRLLQTVQGVGARVALAVLGTLSPADLANAIALRDKASVARTPGVGPKVAERIVTELKDKAPAFANVDPAVVHLAGAIDDARAPRPVRDAISALVNLGYGQPQATAAIAVASRSAGDDAETAQLIRLGLKELAK from the coding sequence ATGATCGGCAAACTGAAAGGCATCATCGACTCTTACGGCGAGGATTACGTGATCCTCGATGTCGGCGGCGTCGGTTATCAGGTGCATTGCGCCTCGCGCACGCTGCAGGCGCTACCGTCGCCGGGCGCGGCGGCGGTGCTGTCGATCGAGACCTATGTGCGCGAGGACCAGATCAAGCTGTACGGCTTCCGCACCGACCACGAGCGCGAGTGGTTCCGTCTGCTGCAGACGGTGCAGGGCGTCGGTGCGCGGGTGGCGCTTGCGGTGCTCGGCACGCTGTCGCCGGCCGATCTCGCCAACGCTATTGCCTTGCGCGACAAGGCGTCGGTGGCGCGCACGCCGGGCGTCGGCCCGAAAGTGGCCGAACGCATCGTCACCGAATTGAAGGACAAGGCGCCGGCCTTCGCCAACGTCGATCCCGCCGTTGTGCATCTTGCAGGCGCCATCGATGACGCCCGCGCGCCGCGTCCGGTGCGGGATGCGATCTCCGCTCTGGTCAATCTCGGCTACGGTCAGCCGCAGGCGACTGCTGCGATCGCGGTTGCCTCGCGCAGCGCCGGCGACGATGCGGAGACCGCGCAACTGATCCGGCTGGGCTTGAAGGAACTGGCGAAGTGA
- the ruvC gene encoding crossover junction endodeoxyribonuclease RuvC, translated as MTSSPIRILGIDPGLRRTGWGVLDIEGNRLMFVGCGSVETREQMALASRLLAIHEGLGRVLDEFRPAEAAIEQTFVNKDGVATLKLGQARGVAMLAPAMFGIVVAEYAPNQVKKTVVGAGHADKTQIQAMLKILLPKADPKSADAADALAIAITHAHHRGAAALRMKVAG; from the coding sequence ATGACCTCCTCACCGATTCGTATTCTGGGCATCGACCCCGGCCTGCGCCGCACCGGCTGGGGCGTGCTCGACATCGAGGGCAACCGGCTGATGTTCGTCGGCTGCGGCTCGGTGGAAACGCGCGAGCAAATGGCGCTGGCGAGCCGGCTGCTGGCGATCCATGAAGGACTCGGCCGGGTACTCGACGAGTTCCGCCCGGCGGAGGCGGCGATCGAGCAGACCTTCGTCAACAAGGACGGCGTGGCGACGCTGAAGCTCGGGCAGGCGCGCGGCGTCGCGATGCTGGCGCCGGCGATGTTCGGCATCGTGGTGGCGGAATACGCGCCCAATCAGGTGAAAAAAACCGTGGTCGGCGCGGGTCACGCCGACAAGACCCAGATCCAGGCGATGCTGAAAATCCTGCTGCCGAAAGCCGATCCGAAGAGCGCCGACGCCGCCGATGCGCTCGCCATCGCCATCACCCACGCGCATCACCGGGGCGCTGCGGCGCTGCGGATGAAGGTGGCTGGATGA
- the mgtE gene encoding magnesium transporter: MMDTYTATDGDLDVFALASRLSDGHVADNVEILNQLAPRDAAAVLVLLPVDISVEILDKPELNFGPEIVEALPRQTATLMLAGMSADMAADIVQRLEEPARTELMQGLDAATRTTIEGLLAYPENTAGAMMTTEFVSVPATWTVERTLQHIRQVERTRETVYAIYVLDAFTRRLVGAVSLRRLIAGEPLVRIADLARSPITTSPLTDREEVARLISRHDMLAVPVIDKAGHVLGIVTVDDIIDAIIEENTEDVQKFGGMQATDEPYLQVGLAAMIRKRGGWLAVLFLGEMLTASAMQHFEGELEKAIVLTLFIPLIMSSGGNSGSQATSLLIRALALREVKLGDWWRVAFRELPTGLILGAMLGVIGIVRVVAWQKLGIYDYGEHWILVGLTVAAALIGVVTFGSVAGSMLPFILQRAGFDPASASAPFVATLVDVTGLMIYFSVALLILRGTLL, encoded by the coding sequence ATGATGGATACCTACACCGCCACGGACGGAGACCTCGATGTGTTCGCGCTGGCCTCGCGCCTGAGCGATGGGCATGTCGCCGACAACGTCGAAATCCTCAACCAGCTCGCGCCGCGGGACGCGGCCGCGGTGCTGGTGCTGCTGCCGGTCGATATTTCGGTCGAGATCCTCGACAAGCCCGAGCTGAATTTCGGCCCCGAGATCGTTGAGGCGCTGCCGCGGCAGACCGCGACGCTCATGCTGGCCGGCATGTCGGCCGACATGGCCGCCGACATCGTGCAGCGGCTCGAGGAGCCGGCCCGCACCGAGCTGATGCAGGGGCTCGACGCGGCGACGCGCACGACCATCGAGGGCCTGCTCGCCTACCCGGAAAACACGGCGGGCGCGATGATGACGACCGAGTTCGTCAGCGTGCCCGCGACCTGGACCGTGGAGCGCACCTTGCAGCACATCCGCCAGGTCGAGCGCACCCGCGAGACGGTCTATGCCATCTATGTCCTGGATGCCTTCACCCGCCGGCTGGTCGGCGCGGTGTCGCTGCGGCGGCTGATCGCCGGCGAGCCATTGGTCAGGATCGCCGATCTGGCGCGCTCGCCGATCACCACCTCGCCGCTGACGGACCGCGAGGAGGTGGCGCGGCTGATCTCGCGGCACGACATGCTGGCGGTGCCTGTGATCGATAAGGCCGGGCATGTGCTCGGCATCGTCACGGTCGACGACATCATCGACGCCATCATCGAGGAAAATACCGAGGACGTGCAGAAGTTCGGCGGTATGCAAGCGACCGACGAGCCTTATCTGCAGGTCGGGCTCGCGGCGATGATCCGCAAGCGTGGCGGCTGGCTCGCGGTGCTGTTTCTCGGCGAGATGCTGACCGCCAGCGCCATGCAGCACTTCGAGGGCGAACTGGAAAAGGCCATCGTGCTGACGCTGTTCATCCCGCTGATCATGAGTTCCGGCGGCAATTCCGGGTCGCAGGCGACCTCGCTGCTGATCCGTGCGCTGGCGCTGCGCGAGGTGAAACTCGGCGACTGGTGGCGCGTCGCCTTCCGCGAACTGCCGACGGGCCTGATCCTCGGCGCCATGCTGGGCGTGATTGGCATCGTCCGCGTGGTGGCCTGGCAGAAGCTCGGCATCTACGACTATGGCGAGCACTGGATTCTGGTCGGGCTGACTGTCGCGGCCGCGCTGATCGGCGTCGTGACCTTCGGCTCGGTGGCGGGATCGATGCTCCCGTTCATCCTGCAACGCGCCGGCTTCGACCCTGCCAGCGCCTCGGCGCCGTTCGTCGCCACGCTGGTCGATGTCACCGGCCTGATGATCTATTTCAGCGTCGCGCTGCTGATTTTGCGCGGGACGCTGTTGTAA
- a CDS encoding YebC/PmpR family DNA-binding transcriptional regulator, whose product MAGHSQFKNIMHRKGRQDAQKSKLFSKLAREITVAAKLGTPDPAMNARLRAAMIAARAENMPKDNIERAIKKASGHDAESYDELRYEGYGPGGVAIIMEVLTDNRNRAASDIRSYFTKSGGNLGETGSVSFMFDRLGVVEYDADKASADDMLEAAVEAGADDVVSGEGGHEIYASQETFRDVARALEGKFGEARKVALIWKPQNTVAVDDNTGEKLLKLIDLLNEHDDVQNVYANFEVSDALMAKLGG is encoded by the coding sequence ATGGCCGGACATTCCCAGTTCAAGAACATCATGCACCGCAAGGGCAGGCAGGATGCCCAGAAGTCGAAGCTGTTCAGCAAGCTGGCGCGCGAAATCACGGTGGCCGCCAAGTTAGGGACGCCCGATCCGGCGATGAATGCGCGGCTGCGTGCCGCCATGATCGCGGCGCGGGCGGAAAACATGCCCAAGGACAACATCGAGCGCGCCATCAAGAAGGCCAGCGGCCACGACGCCGAGAGCTATGACGAGCTGCGTTACGAAGGCTACGGCCCCGGCGGCGTCGCCATCATCATGGAAGTGCTGACCGACAATCGCAACCGCGCCGCCTCCGACATCCGCTCGTATTTCACCAAGTCCGGCGGCAATCTCGGCGAAACCGGCTCGGTATCGTTCATGTTCGACCGGCTCGGCGTCGTCGAATACGACGCGGACAAGGCCTCGGCCGACGACATGCTGGAAGCCGCCGTTGAGGCCGGCGCCGACGACGTGGTGTCGGGCGAGGGCGGCCACGAAATCTATGCCTCGCAGGAGACCTTCCGCGACGTCGCCAGGGCGCTCGAAGGCAAGTTCGGCGAGGCGCGCAAGGTCGCCTTGATCTGGAAGCCGCAAAACACGGTCGCTGTCGATGACAACACCGGTGAGAAGCTGCTCAAGCTGATCGACCTCCTCAACGAACACGACGACGTCCAGAACGTCTATGCCAATTTCGAAGTCTCCGACGCACTGATGGCCAAGCTGGGCGGGTGA
- a CDS encoding DUF488 domain-containing protein translates to MAYPFFTIGHSTRTIEEFVGLLQAAEVRLVVDVRTVPRSRTNPQYNRDELPGTLADFHIGYEHIATLGGLRGHKRETPDATNAFWQNRSFHNYADYAMSADFRAGLARLRELGGQTTCTVMCAEAVWWRCHRRIIADYLILAGDAVFHIMGHGHVEPARMTEGARPAAGGILTYPAI, encoded by the coding sequence ATGGCGTATCCGTTTTTTACCATCGGCCATTCGACCCGCACGATCGAGGAGTTTGTCGGTCTGCTGCAAGCCGCCGAGGTCCGGCTCGTGGTGGATGTGCGTACCGTCCCGCGCTCGCGGACCAATCCGCAGTACAACCGGGATGAACTGCCCGGCACGCTCGCTGATTTTCATATCGGCTATGAACATATCGCGACGCTCGGCGGCCTGCGCGGGCACAAGCGCGAGACGCCGGACGCCACCAACGCCTTCTGGCAGAACCGGAGCTTCCACAACTACGCCGACTACGCCATGAGCGCGGATTTTCGTGCCGGCCTGGCCCGGCTGAGGGAATTGGGCGGCCAGACGACCTGCACCGTGATGTGCGCGGAAGCGGTGTGGTGGCGATGCCACCGGCGGATCATCGCGGACTATCTGATCCTTGCGGGCGATGCGGTATTCCATATCATGGGCCATGGTCACGTCGAACCCGCGCGGATGACCGAGGGTGCAAGACCCGCGGCTGGCGGAATTCTCACATACCCCGCGATATGA
- a CDS encoding TIGR00282 family metallophosphoesterase — MRILFIGDVVGKTGRTAVGDHLPALIREWKLDLVVVNGENAAGGFGITEAIYQEFLDAGADAVTLGNHAWNQKEALVFIERAPRLIRPLNFPRHTPGRGAALIDTKDGRRALVINAMARIFMEPFNDPFRAIERELDACPLRETADAIIVDFHGEATSEKQSMGFFCDGRASLVVGTHTHVPTADHRILSGGTAYMSDAGMTGDYDSVIGMQKGEPLHRFTTGIPSGRFEPATGVATLSGVAVETDDATGLALKIAPVRLGGRLEPAAPSFWT; from the coding sequence TTGCGTATTCTCTTCATCGGCGACGTCGTCGGCAAGACCGGGCGCACCGCGGTCGGCGATCATCTGCCGGCGCTCATCAGGGAATGGAAACTCGATCTCGTCGTCGTCAACGGCGAGAATGCCGCTGGCGGCTTCGGCATCACCGAGGCGATCTATCAGGAATTTCTCGACGCCGGCGCCGACGCTGTCACGCTCGGCAATCACGCCTGGAATCAGAAAGAGGCGCTGGTGTTCATCGAGCGCGCGCCGCGGCTCATTCGTCCGCTGAATTTCCCGCGTCATACGCCGGGGCGAGGCGCCGCGCTGATCGACACCAAAGATGGCCGCCGCGCGCTCGTCATCAACGCCATGGCGCGCATCTTCATGGAGCCGTTCAACGATCCCTTCCGCGCCATCGAGCGCGAGTTAGATGCCTGCCCGCTGCGCGAGACGGCGGACGCGATCATCGTGGATTTCCACGGCGAGGCGACCAGCGAGAAGCAAAGCATGGGCTTCTTCTGCGACGGCCGCGCCAGCCTCGTGGTCGGGACCCACACCCATGTGCCGACGGCGGATCACCGTATCCTTTCCGGCGGCACCGCCTATATGAGCGATGCCGGCATGACCGGCGACTATGATTCCGTGATCGGAATGCAGAAGGGGGAGCCGCTGCACCGCTTCACCACGGGCATTCCAAGCGGTCGGTTCGAGCCGGCCACCGGCGTCGCCACCTTAAGCGGCGTCGCGGTCGAGACCGACGATGCGACGGGACTCGCCCTGAAGATCGCTCCGGTGCGGCTCGGCGGCCGGCTCGAACCGGCGGCACCGTCGTTCTGGACCTGA